A window from Akkermansia muciniphila encodes these proteins:
- a CDS encoding alpha-galactosidase has protein sequence MHSSSLPAIALAACTCVCLQDAAASVFYPGTPPGPPAAHRDGDVYTLSNNVLSASWKVSGNRLVPLGIVNRERDAKAENPASGEQSPELFRLSTEKEGYNLPSSRFVMEGTPAISALKGHAASSRLGERQEGAVISATFRDKKSGLTVHWKAELRKGSSYVKETYRIDASRNVNLKKIQLIDLQDHSLAVKGSVPGSPLVSEREGTFAGIELPVARAQAGGGTGTVGFDCNLPMGPGNAQTFTTVLGVWPENQLRRGFLYYLERERAAPYHQFLHYNGWYDDGLDPTEETLVKTAGEYGKELGSRHVKLDGFVLDDGWDDVNEDLWQPSTKKFPHGFGPVVKAVGRIPAGFGIWISPLGGYFGPEKRVQHAKDKGILPADAAGFDLSFPKYYEWFKKRCSDLMKKDKVTYFKWDKAGDGISPHFMALLSIARELRQENPRLFINTTVGTWPSPFWLNHVDSTWRSGTADVGWTGKGNDREQWITFRDGACYNVIVKPGPLYPLNSIMHHGMVLGTKFQAARVSKGQDGKQDNKDLKNDARIYFGSGANLQELYLTPSMMDKKAWDDIAAGARWARRFQDVLADAHWVGGNPDQLEPYGYAAWSPRGCTLALRNPDDKPRSIDLDAKTVFEPVQGQPAVFSMKASYPDQRVKTLKLEQGKPVSVELQPFEVLVFDMRTDRR, from the coding sequence ATGCATTCATCATCCCTTCCGGCGATTGCCCTGGCTGCCTGTACCTGCGTTTGCCTTCAGGATGCCGCGGCGTCCGTATTTTATCCGGGAACGCCTCCCGGCCCCCCCGCCGCCCATCGGGATGGGGATGTCTATACCTTGAGCAACAACGTTCTGAGCGCTTCATGGAAGGTTTCCGGCAACAGGCTGGTTCCCCTGGGAATCGTGAACCGGGAACGGGACGCCAAGGCGGAAAATCCCGCCTCCGGCGAACAGTCTCCGGAGTTGTTCCGCCTTTCCACGGAGAAGGAAGGCTACAACCTTCCCTCCTCCCGGTTTGTGATGGAAGGAACACCCGCCATCAGCGCCCTGAAGGGGCACGCCGCAAGTTCCCGGCTGGGGGAACGGCAGGAAGGAGCGGTGATTTCCGCCACCTTCAGGGATAAAAAAAGCGGGCTGACGGTCCATTGGAAGGCGGAATTGAGAAAGGGTTCCTCCTACGTGAAGGAGACCTACAGGATTGACGCGTCCAGGAACGTGAATTTGAAGAAAATCCAGCTGATTGATTTGCAGGACCATTCCCTGGCCGTGAAGGGCTCCGTACCGGGCAGCCCCCTGGTCAGCGAGCGGGAAGGCACGTTTGCCGGCATTGAGCTTCCCGTAGCCAGGGCGCAGGCCGGAGGAGGAACGGGAACCGTCGGGTTTGACTGCAACCTGCCCATGGGGCCCGGAAACGCCCAAACCTTCACTACGGTGCTGGGCGTATGGCCGGAAAACCAGCTGCGCCGCGGCTTTCTTTATTATCTGGAACGGGAGCGCGCCGCGCCGTACCACCAGTTCCTGCATTATAACGGCTGGTATGACGACGGCCTGGACCCTACGGAGGAAACGCTCGTCAAGACCGCCGGAGAATACGGGAAGGAGCTGGGTTCCCGCCATGTCAAGCTGGACGGCTTTGTACTGGATGACGGGTGGGATGACGTTAATGAAGACCTCTGGCAGCCTTCTACCAAAAAATTTCCGCACGGATTCGGCCCCGTCGTGAAGGCGGTGGGCAGGATTCCCGCCGGGTTCGGCATCTGGATTTCCCCGCTGGGCGGGTATTTCGGCCCGGAAAAACGGGTGCAGCACGCCAAGGACAAGGGCATTCTTCCCGCGGACGCCGCAGGGTTTGACCTTTCCTTCCCCAAGTATTACGAGTGGTTCAAGAAGCGCTGTTCCGACCTGATGAAGAAGGACAAGGTGACCTATTTCAAATGGGACAAGGCCGGAGACGGCATCAGCCCCCATTTCATGGCCCTTCTTTCCATCGCCAGGGAACTCCGCCAGGAGAATCCCCGTCTGTTCATTAACACGACGGTAGGCACCTGGCCCTCTCCCTTCTGGCTCAATCATGTGGATTCCACCTGGCGCAGCGGTACGGCGGACGTGGGCTGGACCGGCAAGGGAAATGACCGCGAACAGTGGATCACATTCCGCGACGGCGCCTGCTATAACGTCATTGTCAAACCGGGGCCCCTTTATCCGCTGAATTCCATCATGCACCATGGCATGGTGCTGGGCACCAAATTCCAGGCGGCACGCGTCAGCAAGGGACAGGACGGAAAACAGGATAACAAGGACCTGAAAAATGACGCCCGCATCTATTTTGGTTCCGGAGCCAATCTTCAGGAGCTTTACCTTACCCCCTCCATGATGGACAAAAAGGCATGGGATGACATAGCTGCCGGAGCGCGCTGGGCGCGGCGCTTCCAGGATGTTCTGGCGGACGCGCACTGGGTGGGCGGCAACCCGGACCAGCTGGAACCTTACGGTTATGCGGCCTGGAGCCCGCGGGGCTGCACGCTGGCCCTCCGCAATCCGGACGACAAGCCGCGGTCGATTGACCTGGATGCAAAGACCGTCTTTGAGCCCGTTCAAGGGCAGCCTGCGGTTTTCTCCATGAAGGCCTCTTATCCGGACCAGCGCGTCAAGACGCTGAAACTGGAACAGGGCAAGCCCGTAAGCGTGGAGCTTCAGCCCTTCGAGGTGCTGGTGTTTGACATGAGAACGGACAGGCGCTGA
- a CDS encoding efflux RND transporter periplasmic adaptor subunit: MSEAPHKKGTSWSIGIGLGIVALLIGTAIITDPSFSSSGEKGKASSSGTVEPLHLQENALTISAPGVVKASHLTMLSPGVSGKVDKVHPLFNAGEIILKGTPLLELEKFEYRARLANAQAELEQARLDVSTEQAEALKAIKKTYSSVSKSGKESELVLRVPQRRAVNARLNAAEAYVAEAEQALRDTVLEAPYTCQVVECSVGAGARVVAGQPVGKVIPLQERMIRVPVPLEEFSALPRDEQGKVNTALTASCVLNNGKRLQWLGHVTAVDSALDAERNSAVLIASLEPNASHVSEWQVAPVNMALQVNINVQVPSSVWIPSHAVRDGSSIQVKTPEGMQERKVHVVALKDGKSLVTIPEFQEGDALVL; the protein is encoded by the coding sequence ATGAGCGAGGCCCCTCACAAAAAGGGAACATCCTGGTCCATAGGCATCGGCCTGGGGATCGTCGCTCTTTTGATCGGCACGGCCATTATAACGGACCCGTCTTTCTCCTCCTCGGGAGAAAAGGGCAAGGCATCCTCCTCCGGAACGGTGGAACCCCTGCATTTGCAGGAAAACGCCCTGACCATTTCCGCGCCCGGCGTGGTGAAGGCCTCCCACCTGACCATGCTTTCTCCCGGTGTTTCCGGAAAGGTGGACAAGGTGCATCCCCTCTTTAACGCGGGAGAAATCATCCTGAAGGGGACCCCCTTGCTGGAGCTGGAAAAATTTGAATACCGCGCCCGGCTGGCGAACGCCCAGGCGGAACTGGAACAGGCGCGCCTGGACGTTTCCACGGAACAGGCGGAAGCCCTGAAAGCCATTAAAAAAACGTACAGCTCCGTCTCCAAAAGCGGAAAGGAATCCGAGCTGGTGCTCCGGGTGCCGCAGCGCCGGGCCGTGAATGCGCGGCTGAACGCCGCGGAAGCGTACGTGGCTGAGGCGGAACAGGCCCTCCGGGATACGGTGCTGGAAGCTCCCTATACCTGCCAGGTGGTGGAATGTTCCGTAGGCGCCGGGGCCCGCGTGGTTGCCGGGCAGCCCGTGGGAAAGGTGATCCCCCTCCAGGAGCGGATGATACGCGTTCCCGTGCCGCTGGAAGAATTTTCCGCGCTGCCCAGGGATGAGCAGGGCAAGGTGAATACGGCCCTGACCGCCTCCTGTGTGCTGAACAACGGAAAACGGCTGCAATGGCTGGGCCATGTGACGGCGGTGGATTCCGCGCTGGATGCCGAGCGCAACTCCGCGGTGCTGATTGCCTCACTGGAGCCTAACGCCTCCCACGTTTCCGAATGGCAGGTGGCTCCCGTGAACATGGCCCTTCAGGTGAACATCAATGTGCAGGTTCCCTCTTCCGTATGGATTCCCTCCCATGCCGTCAGGGATGGAAGCTCCATCCAGGTGAAAACCCCGGAAGGCATGCAGGAGCGCAAGGTGCACGTGGTGGCGCTGAAAGACGGCAAATCCCTGGTGACCATTCCGGAATTCCAGGAAGGGGACGCCCTGGTTCTTTAA
- a CDS encoding YbjN domain-containing protein codes for MENQQLSLLDRVYTVLRKRGEETEWITSADNLNLRTGIAFVPCDTFTPVSLLYTMIDHPETLVIDVLFAAKVPEHRRVEVSIILSELNADQTAGAFQLDPNSGYVYYRQSFVLEGMDLTEAQFAQLMKNIETVAVETAEAYSHIMETEYPK; via the coding sequence ATGGAAAACCAGCAGCTCAGCCTTTTGGACCGTGTGTACACCGTTCTCAGAAAGAGAGGGGAAGAAACGGAATGGATCACTTCCGCGGACAACCTCAATCTCAGAACAGGCATCGCGTTCGTCCCCTGTGATACGTTCACGCCCGTGAGCCTCCTGTACACGATGATTGATCATCCGGAGACGCTGGTCATTGACGTGCTTTTCGCCGCCAAGGTGCCTGAACACCGCCGTGTGGAAGTCAGCATCATCCTCAGTGAACTGAATGCCGACCAGACGGCAGGCGCCTTCCAGCTGGACCCCAACAGCGGTTACGTCTACTACCGCCAGTCCTTCGTCCTGGAAGGCATGGACCTCACGGAAGCCCAGTTTGCCCAGTTGATGAAAAACATTGAAACCGTGGCTGTGGAAACGGCGGAAGCCTACTCCCACATCATGGAGACGGAATATCCCAAATAA
- the purB gene encoding adenylosuccinate lyase — MSVIPNVLAERYASSAMKSIWSAEGRIILEREFWIAVMKAQKDLGLDIPDGVIEAYERVKDQVNLPAIDARERVTRHDVKARIEEFCDLAGCEHIHKGMTSRDLTENVEQLQIWKSMQIIRDKAVAVLNRMSALSGQWKHVTIAGRTHNVAAQTTTMGKRVAMFGEDIVHGLGTWISLMDRYSVRGLKGAVGTQLDQLSLFGKDAARVLELEDRVCAHLGIPSKWMNVGQVYPRSLDFSVVSGLVELTSGCSSFAKTLRLMAGHELATEGFAKGQTGSSAMPHKMNARSCERVNGFHVILKGYLMMVSGLAGEQWNEGDVSCSVVRRVVMPDSFYAADGLFETFLTVLNQMGVYEAVVAAELRRYLPFLMTTTILMEAVKRGIGRETAHEVIKEHAVAVSNDLRAGKIMENNLLDRLAEDGRLGIDRAALQDIFDSNSSATGMADAQVEAFQAMVRELTGRFPDGACYMPGDIL; from the coding sequence ATGAGCGTGATTCCCAATGTCCTGGCTGAAAGGTACGCATCCTCCGCCATGAAATCCATCTGGTCCGCAGAGGGCCGCATCATTCTGGAACGCGAATTCTGGATTGCCGTGATGAAGGCCCAGAAGGATTTGGGACTGGATATTCCGGACGGCGTGATTGAGGCCTATGAACGGGTAAAGGACCAGGTGAACCTGCCCGCCATTGACGCCCGCGAACGCGTCACGCGCCATGACGTGAAGGCGCGCATTGAAGAATTCTGCGATCTGGCCGGGTGCGAGCATATCCACAAGGGCATGACCTCCCGCGACCTGACGGAAAACGTGGAACAGCTCCAGATCTGGAAATCCATGCAGATCATCCGTGACAAGGCCGTGGCCGTGCTGAACCGCATGAGCGCCCTGTCCGGACAGTGGAAGCACGTAACCATCGCCGGGCGCACGCATAACGTGGCCGCGCAGACCACCACCATGGGCAAGCGCGTCGCCATGTTCGGGGAAGACATCGTGCACGGCCTGGGGACCTGGATTTCCCTGATGGACCGTTACAGCGTCCGCGGGCTTAAAGGAGCCGTAGGCACCCAGCTTGACCAGCTCTCCCTCTTCGGGAAGGATGCCGCCCGCGTCCTGGAACTGGAGGACCGCGTGTGCGCCCACCTGGGCATCCCCTCCAAGTGGATGAACGTGGGGCAGGTATATCCCCGTTCCCTGGACTTCTCCGTGGTTTCCGGCCTGGTGGAACTGACCTCCGGCTGCTCCTCCTTTGCCAAGACCCTGCGCCTGATGGCCGGCCATGAACTGGCTACGGAAGGCTTTGCCAAGGGGCAGACCGGTTCCAGCGCCATGCCGCACAAGATGAACGCCCGCTCCTGCGAACGCGTCAACGGCTTCCACGTCATCCTGAAGGGCTACCTGATGATGGTTTCCGGACTGGCCGGGGAGCAGTGGAATGAGGGGGACGTATCCTGCTCCGTGGTGCGCCGCGTGGTGATGCCTGACTCCTTCTATGCTGCGGACGGCCTGTTTGAAACCTTCCTGACCGTCCTGAACCAGATGGGCGTGTATGAAGCCGTGGTGGCCGCGGAACTGCGCCGCTACCTGCCTTTCCTGATGACCACCACCATCCTGATGGAAGCCGTCAAGCGCGGCATTGGCCGTGAAACCGCCCATGAGGTCATCAAGGAGCACGCCGTAGCCGTCTCCAACGACCTGCGGGCCGGAAAGATCATGGAAAACAACTTGCTGGACCGCCTGGCGGAAGACGGCCGCCTGGGCATTGACAGGGCGGCTCTCCAGGACATCTTTGACTCCAACTCCTCCGCCACGGGCATGGCTGACGCCCAGGTGGAGGCGTTCCAGGCCATGGTGCGGGAGCTGACGGGCAGGTTCCCGGACGGCGCATGCTACATGCCCGGAGACATCCTGTAA
- the pepT gene encoding peptidase T, with protein MNISVLDRFLKYVSVDSQSDADSSAVPSTPGQTALARMLAAELEELGAHAELDEASGIVYASIPSNVDRQVPVIGWVAHVDTAPGVSGSGVKPRIVPSYDGGDIILDREQGIVLSPSVFPELGRYAGQDLVVTDGTTLLGADDKAGVAEIMDMAASFLLHPERPHGEIRIAFTPDEEIGRGADSFDVARFGADFAYTVDGGAVGEIEYENFNAASAVVTVRGTSIHPGSAKGRMLNACLVLMEFQGMLPVFQNPAFTEGYEGFYHLDSLRGDVEQAAGEYLIRDHGKEEFERKKEFMRECAALLNRKYGEGTVRVEVKDSYYNMKEKILPHMHLVEHARRAMKAVGVQPEIIPVRGGTDGARLSFMGLPCPNLCAGGHNFHGRYEYVPVQSLEKISAILQEIVSGYARYGLEPPAAEKQE; from the coding sequence ATGAATATCTCCGTTTTAGACCGTTTTTTGAAGTATGTTTCCGTGGATTCCCAGTCTGATGCGGATTCCTCCGCCGTTCCTTCCACGCCCGGCCAGACGGCTCTGGCCCGGATGCTGGCCGCGGAGCTGGAGGAACTGGGGGCGCACGCGGAACTGGATGAGGCTTCCGGCATCGTGTACGCCTCCATCCCGTCCAATGTGGACAGGCAGGTTCCCGTCATCGGCTGGGTGGCCCATGTGGACACGGCCCCGGGCGTCTCCGGCAGCGGCGTGAAGCCCCGCATCGTGCCTTCCTATGACGGCGGAGACATCATTCTGGACCGGGAACAGGGAATTGTGCTCTCCCCGTCCGTTTTTCCGGAATTGGGCAGATATGCGGGCCAGGACCTGGTGGTGACGGACGGGACCACCCTGCTGGGTGCGGATGATAAGGCGGGAGTGGCGGAAATCATGGATATGGCCGCCTCCTTCCTGCTGCATCCGGAACGCCCTCACGGCGAAATACGGATTGCCTTCACGCCGGATGAGGAAATAGGCCGCGGAGCGGACTCCTTTGACGTGGCGCGCTTCGGCGCAGACTTTGCCTACACCGTGGACGGGGGAGCGGTGGGGGAAATTGAATACGAGAATTTCAACGCGGCCTCCGCCGTGGTGACGGTGCGGGGCACCAGCATCCACCCGGGCAGCGCCAAGGGACGGATGCTGAACGCGTGCCTGGTACTCATGGAATTCCAGGGGATGCTCCCCGTGTTCCAGAACCCGGCCTTTACGGAGGGCTATGAAGGCTTCTACCATCTGGACTCCCTCCGCGGGGATGTGGAGCAGGCGGCCGGAGAATACCTGATCCGGGACCACGGCAAGGAGGAATTTGAACGCAAGAAGGAATTCATGCGGGAGTGCGCGGCCCTGCTGAACCGGAAATACGGGGAGGGAACGGTGCGGGTGGAGGTGAAGGACTCCTATTACAACATGAAGGAAAAGATTCTCCCCCACATGCACCTGGTGGAACACGCCCGCAGGGCCATGAAGGCCGTGGGCGTGCAGCCGGAAATCATTCCGGTGCGCGGCGGCACGGATGGAGCCCGGCTCTCCTTCATGGGGCTGCCGTGCCCCAACCTGTGCGCCGGAGGCCATAACTTCCACGGAAGGTATGAATACGTTCCGGTCCAGTCCCTGGAGAAAATTTCCGCCATCCTCCAGGAAATCGTTTCCGGATACGCAAGGTACGGGCTGGAGCCCCCGGCGGCGGAAAAACAGGAATAA
- a CDS encoding tetratricopeptide repeat protein yields the protein MMTPLPLGITLALSLTCGALPLLAQGTYVPGPMPVSAGARQDPADMYLEALKLVTRAADLVEKRDYIGAIRLTHQAEDKFGRLVKEYPQWKPNMLQTRRQLNRENLDKWQKLAQQQAAAAPAGPGLELERPANAPRPRPKPNIALPPGYKGVEFPHRPGEPLVNTIPSSSVAPGAAPEVVESNYERIRRLLDKTTMENKALILALKRTRKEQEDILAKLAVASAGESVYRDELLKVRKQMDDERNTSNKLLKTLTKRVDELELTVATLSREKTQYLEQIASLQLQLKEHQDKLAQVTDDRNALKKERDQLAALVELNSPDKTRNLLDRNLTLAALLKDAQNKISALETAKSDSEEQRKANLKALEEARGESADLKQKLIAIRDENIGYRKRITELNTKLINADVELSKLEANPGKSPLLLEENQLLRSTIAKQLRILSVQDQSRSLLISTYKRLHQQNPETAEIASLMDNEEAIKLTPAEQQIVNAIASDNKINIPLTDQQKEKISKLALALSAERDKAAQLAKDLEQARTQTRTKAAKSAKNDKAQTEALARTQKALEQKNLQVEELTRQMDELKTRFAEQARLAAISSGAITPDQEKTLNRSMETTVRRKLEAEALGQGAAEAFAKKRYAAAEQLYRTLLDFQPAHVPALVNLGTILLQRNKAEEAIEYLKKATELDASSSPAWFMMGVAQYRSGQDQHAIASLTETVRLDPANAPALLYLGNLETSAGNYEKAVGHFENALKIQPESSDAHFNLAWTYSRLGRTAQARKSYDAAIRCGGLPDSDLELAITGTTTLPVKKTAPGNAPADAANEPGMQLAAVSDPAAIPHDAYEVPASVAEDPNAVEKPSAGPKQIVVSHRPETTAASLESQVRETSSTVLPAQPQAEAATAAAEQPRPEKQEAPRRRSRFRIGS from the coding sequence ATGATGACTCCTCTCCCTCTTGGCATTACCCTTGCTTTGTCCCTGACCTGCGGCGCCCTGCCCCTTCTGGCCCAGGGCACTTATGTGCCGGGCCCCATGCCCGTCTCCGCCGGGGCCAGGCAGGACCCTGCGGACATGTACCTGGAAGCGTTAAAGCTGGTGACCAGGGCCGCGGACCTGGTGGAAAAACGGGACTATATAGGGGCCATCCGCCTTACGCACCAGGCGGAAGACAAGTTCGGGCGCCTGGTGAAGGAGTATCCCCAATGGAAGCCCAACATGCTCCAGACGCGCCGCCAGCTCAACAGGGAGAATCTGGACAAGTGGCAGAAACTGGCCCAGCAGCAGGCCGCCGCCGCGCCCGCCGGCCCCGGTCTGGAACTGGAACGCCCGGCCAACGCGCCGCGCCCCCGGCCCAAGCCCAACATCGCCCTTCCCCCCGGCTACAAGGGAGTGGAATTCCCCCACCGTCCCGGCGAGCCCCTGGTCAACACCATTCCGTCCTCCTCCGTTGCCCCCGGCGCGGCCCCGGAAGTGGTGGAAAGCAATTACGAGCGCATCCGCAGGCTGCTGGACAAAACCACCATGGAGAACAAGGCCCTGATTCTGGCGCTCAAACGCACCCGGAAGGAACAGGAGGACATTCTGGCAAAACTGGCCGTAGCGTCCGCCGGGGAGTCCGTCTACCGGGATGAACTGCTCAAGGTCAGGAAGCAGATGGACGATGAGAGGAATACCAGCAACAAGCTTCTCAAGACCCTCACCAAGCGGGTGGATGAACTGGAACTGACTGTCGCCACCCTGAGCCGGGAAAAAACCCAGTATCTGGAGCAGATAGCCTCTTTGCAGCTTCAGCTCAAGGAGCACCAGGACAAGCTGGCCCAGGTCACGGATGACAGGAACGCCCTCAAGAAGGAACGCGACCAGCTCGCCGCCCTGGTGGAACTCAACAGTCCGGATAAGACCAGGAACCTGCTGGACCGCAACCTGACGCTGGCGGCCCTGCTCAAGGACGCCCAGAATAAAATAAGCGCCCTGGAGACGGCCAAGTCGGACTCGGAAGAGCAGCGTAAGGCCAACCTGAAAGCCCTGGAGGAGGCGCGCGGCGAATCCGCGGACCTGAAGCAGAAGCTCATTGCCATCCGGGATGAAAACATTGGTTACCGCAAACGCATTACGGAGCTGAATACCAAGCTGATCAATGCGGACGTGGAGCTCTCCAAGCTGGAAGCCAATCCGGGCAAAAGCCCCCTGTTGCTGGAGGAAAACCAGCTGTTGCGCTCCACCATAGCCAAGCAGCTCCGCATTCTTTCCGTGCAGGACCAGAGCCGTTCCCTCCTCATCAGCACGTACAAGCGCCTGCACCAGCAGAACCCGGAAACGGCGGAAATCGCCTCCCTGATGGATAATGAAGAAGCCATCAAGCTTACTCCGGCGGAACAGCAGATTGTCAATGCCATCGCCAGCGACAACAAGATCAACATTCCCCTGACGGACCAGCAGAAGGAAAAAATCAGCAAGCTGGCGCTGGCCCTGTCCGCAGAACGGGACAAGGCCGCCCAGCTGGCAAAGGACCTGGAACAGGCGCGCACCCAGACCAGAACCAAAGCGGCCAAGTCCGCCAAGAATGACAAGGCCCAGACGGAAGCCCTGGCCCGCACCCAGAAGGCCCTGGAACAGAAAAACCTCCAGGTGGAGGAACTTACCCGGCAGATGGATGAGCTGAAAACCCGGTTTGCGGAACAGGCGCGCCTGGCCGCCATCTCCTCCGGAGCCATCACGCCGGACCAGGAAAAAACGCTGAACCGGAGCATGGAAACCACCGTGCGCAGGAAGCTGGAAGCGGAAGCCCTGGGACAGGGCGCCGCGGAGGCCTTCGCCAAAAAGCGCTATGCCGCCGCAGAACAGCTTTACCGCACCCTGCTGGATTTCCAGCCGGCCCACGTTCCGGCCCTGGTCAACCTGGGCACCATCCTGCTTCAGCGCAACAAGGCGGAGGAAGCCATAGAATACCTGAAAAAGGCCACGGAGCTGGACGCATCCTCTTCTCCCGCGTGGTTCATGATGGGCGTGGCCCAGTACCGCTCCGGACAGGACCAGCATGCCATCGCCTCCCTGACGGAAACCGTCCGGCTGGACCCGGCCAACGCTCCGGCCCTGCTTTACCTGGGCAACCTGGAAACCAGCGCCGGCAATTATGAAAAAGCGGTGGGGCATTTTGAAAACGCCCTGAAAATCCAGCCGGAATCATCGGACGCCCATTTCAACCTGGCCTGGACTTATTCCCGCCTGGGCCGCACGGCGCAAGCGCGCAAGAGTTATGATGCCGCCATCCGCTGCGGCGGACTGCCGGATTCCGACCTGGAACTGGCCATCACCGGCACCACCACCCTTCCCGTCAAAAAAACGGCTCCGGGCAATGCCCCGGCGGACGCCGCAAATGAACCCGGAATGCAGCTGGCGGCTGTGAGCGATCCGGCGGCCATCCCCCATGACGCCTATGAGGTGCCCGCCAGCGTGGCGGAAGACCCCAATGCCGTGGAAAAACCGTCTGCGGGCCCCAAGCAGATCGTCGTCAGCCACCGTCCGGAAACCACGGCCGCCTCCCTGGAATCCCAAGTCCGGGAAACAAGCTCCACGGTTCTTCCCGCACAGCCGCAGGCAGAAGCTGCGACCGCCGCCGCAGAACAGCCCAGGCCGGAAAAACAGGAAGCGCCGCGCAGGAGAAGCCGCTTCCGCATCGGCTCCTGA
- a CDS encoding NAD(P)-dependent oxidoreductase, which translates to MYQVSILGLGLIGSRIARHMTSLGDKVTVWNRTPREDFPEAVPTPADAARASKIIQLYLKDRNACVEVFEQMRGALTPEHIILNHSTIDLATVGKLSLMCSAIGCTYVDCPFTGSRLPAEKGELVYYAGTDSSTLDRIRPILEHSSRDILHLGGVGAGTVVKLVTNMVSATMVQSLSEALSITQAYGISPELLGQAISRNVIASPLAAFKLPLMAERDFSTHFSLDNMRKDSIYAQELAAEKGIHPPAAALVSSIMGKLCREGHAEEDFGCLAEQFD; encoded by the coding sequence ATGTATCAAGTTTCCATTTTAGGCCTGGGCCTCATCGGCTCACGGATTGCACGCCACATGACCAGCCTGGGCGACAAGGTCACCGTCTGGAACCGCACGCCCCGGGAAGACTTTCCGGAGGCGGTCCCCACGCCGGCAGATGCCGCCCGCGCTTCCAAAATCATCCAGCTCTACCTCAAGGACAGGAACGCCTGCGTGGAAGTGTTTGAACAAATGAGGGGCGCGCTGACCCCGGAACACATCATCCTGAACCATTCCACCATTGACCTGGCCACCGTAGGAAAACTATCCCTGATGTGCTCCGCCATCGGCTGCACGTATGTGGACTGCCCGTTCACCGGCTCCCGCCTGCCTGCGGAAAAAGGGGAGCTGGTCTATTACGCGGGAACGGATTCCTCCACCCTGGACCGCATACGGCCCATTCTGGAACACAGCTCCCGGGACATCCTGCATCTGGGCGGCGTAGGGGCCGGAACCGTCGTCAAGCTGGTCACCAACATGGTCTCCGCCACCATGGTGCAGAGCCTGAGCGAGGCCCTGTCCATCACCCAGGCATACGGCATTTCCCCGGAACTGCTGGGACAGGCCATCTCCCGGAACGTCATCGCCTCCCCGCTGGCGGCCTTCAAGCTGCCCCTGATGGCGGAGCGCGACTTCAGCACCCATTTCTCCCTGGACAACATGCGGAAAGACAGCATCTACGCCCAGGAACTGGCCGCGGAAAAGGGAATCCACCCGCCCGCCGCCGCCCTGGTCTCCTCCATCATGGGGAAACTATGCCGTGAAGGGCACGCGGAAGAAGACTTCGGCTGCCTGGCGGAACAATTTGACTAA
- a CDS encoding LamG-like jellyroll fold domain-containing protein, translating into MKPSLYLTMFLLCSGLGAQAAELKYFYDFNKLDGSLSSLNGNNLAGPDAGSATFSGGGWMNYTAGYEGLGYDSRANGGQLTLGSSSTGLGLNTTEGFSLSIAVKDFSPGSNHSTTKWNSMLTFTSGNNQNMYLQKDSGDTSTAGAWAAYCGGNVGNWANLTVSKDSFSNIIITFQNGELNIYLDGQRRITASGVNFTGNVQSLKLASSADTTMDDLQLYSGVLNDAEIAALAANPALPVPEPATATLSLLGLASLCMLRWRR; encoded by the coding sequence ATGAAACCGTCTCTGTACCTTACCATGTTTCTGCTTTGTTCGGGGTTGGGGGCCCAGGCCGCCGAACTGAAATATTTTTATGATTTCAACAAGCTCGACGGCAGCCTGTCTTCCCTGAACGGCAATAATCTGGCCGGACCGGACGCCGGTTCCGCTACTTTCAGCGGGGGAGGCTGGATGAATTATACGGCAGGATACGAGGGTCTGGGATATGACAGCCGCGCGAACGGCGGACAGCTTACGCTGGGATCTTCCAGCACCGGGCTTGGCCTGAATACTACGGAAGGTTTCAGCCTTTCCATTGCCGTGAAGGATTTCTCCCCGGGCAGCAACCATTCCACAACCAAATGGAACAGCATGCTGACCTTCACGTCCGGCAATAACCAGAACATGTACCTTCAAAAGGATTCGGGTGATACCTCCACCGCGGGCGCATGGGCGGCTTATTGCGGCGGAAATGTAGGAAACTGGGCCAACCTGACGGTTTCCAAGGATTCATTTTCCAATATCATCATCACCTTCCAGAACGGGGAACTGAACATCTATCTGGACGGACAGCGGAGAATCACCGCTTCCGGAGTCAATTTCACCGGAAACGTCCAGTCCCTGAAGCTGGCATCCTCCGCGGATACCACCATGGACGATCTTCAATTATACTCCGGCGTTCTGAACGATGCGGAAATTGCCGCGCTGGCCGCCAATCCGGCCCTTCCCGTTCCGGAACCCGCCACCGCCACGCTGAGCCTGCTTGGGCTGGCCTCCCTGTGCATGCTCCGCTGGAGAAGGTAA